AAAGACCATATGTACGACACAAGTATGTAAACGTAaatgttttcttattttacttcaattatcttcgtcatttttcaattgtGCGAATTATACGTCCAATTTTCATGAGTCAGGCTTCTTTTCTTACGAAGAAAAAAGCGCAAATTCAGTGTGCTGGCCCGGTAGCATTGGCGGATTGTTGTAGTCTTTGTCACCGAATTCGTAAAAACAGAGGCTCTGCTCAATTgattgcaaacaaaatgttaatcaAACATACAACTTTATTCACCATTTTAATGAGCTATTTCGATTGTAATTTCCTTGTTGCATGCAGAGCGATTCATGAGCAGTGGAGCTCCATACGATGGACACGAAATCTCTGCtgagaaattaaagaaaatgtccGGATTTATAGAGGAACTTCGCGACAAGAGTGCTAATATGCCGCATCTGAATATCGTGGGCAACCGTAACGAGAAGGATGACAGTGTGTTGTTTGAGCTGGTCGCCCGTCATTGCATCACAACTACAAAAAAGTTGTGTCTCACTCGTATGAAAATTGACATACCAGCCGAGAAATTTCAAGTGTTTCCAGAGCTTAAAGAAGTCAAGTTCAACTCTTGCATTGTTGATAACGAAAGCATCCTGCGTTTCAATGAATGGTGTCCAAATGTAAACAGAATTACATTCgaagaattgaaatttggcTTGGATGCGTTCAATGCTTTTAATTCAAACGAGGCCACATTTCCAAATGTTGAACGTTTGACGTTCAGTTTCAAAAAATCGGTAAAAATGACTCGTCCTTTTCTCGACACATTGAGCAAGCGATTTCCGATGGTCAAGGAACTTGATATAATAATGTGTCCCACCGATGACGTCAGTGATATTCGACCGGAATACAGAAAGCCATATCAGGCTTCGCACTTCAAAAATGTCGAGAAATTGTTCGTTCGCGCATTTGCCGGAGACATCAGTAAGCTATTCGACTACATGGCGATTTGCAGCGAAAAGTTGAAAGAATTCTCATTTGCTGGTATGGCAATAACCGATGAATTGATTGCTTGGATCAAACGCTGCACACAATTGGAAGTGTTAACTATCGACTGGCAATATCGCGCTGAAGATGCTGGTTGTTCCATTAACAACCTCAAAGGTAAGACGAGCGTTTCTCACAGATCAACCTCATTCAAAACCACATTTCTGCGTAACTCAGGTATGCCATCGTTAACCAAGGTCACTTTAATGGTCAAATATTTGGATTGGAATTCGGAAGGCATCATTCAGTTTGCACGCGACAATCCAAGCCTTCGTATGTTGATCATTGAAGGTGAAAAACAGCACAATAAACTGAACTTTGGTAAAAAGTACAAGGATATGTTTGTGGACTTGGTCAAACAGCGCGGTAAAATCACGATCAAGATATTCAACTATGAAGACGGTCGTGAAGTGGAAATTTCAGAGAAAGGCTTCAACGACAAA
The DNA window shown above is from Bradysia coprophila strain Holo2 chromosome X unlocalized genomic scaffold, BU_Bcop_v1 contig_44, whole genome shotgun sequence and carries:
- the LOC119070008 gene encoding uncharacterized protein LOC119070008: MAYVFNFLTGQGGRAPIGGMSVMKDHMYDTKRFMSSGAPYDGHEISAEKLKKMSGFIEELRDKSANMPHLNIVGNRNEKDDSVLFELVARHCITTTKKLCLTRMKIDIPAEKFQVFPELKEVKFNSCIVDNESILRFNEWCPNVNRITFEELKFGLDAFNAFNSNEATFPNVERLTFSFKKSVKMTRPFLDTLSKRFPMVKELDIIMCPTDDVSDIRPEYRKPYQASHFKNVEKLFVRAFAGDISKLFDYMAICSEKLKEFSFAGMAITDELIAWIKRCTQLEVLTIDWQYRAEDAGCSINNLKGMPSLTKVTLMVKYLDWNSEGIIQFARDNPSLRMLIIEGEKQHNKLNFGKKYKDMFVDLVKQRGKITIKIFNYEDGREVEISEKGFNDKTHSEQSSDDEVDADELGKRMLEMLMHFNNRALD